One Brachionichthys hirsutus isolate HB-005 unplaced genomic scaffold, CSIRO-AGI_Bhir_v1 contig_886, whole genome shotgun sequence DNA window includes the following coding sequences:
- the LOC137914094 gene encoding tubby-related protein 3-like, which translates to MDAVKNGGFQPVYSRWSYRPSSSASFSTNSTVSGFEDDGSSLMRQKLEKQRALLEQKQRRRRQEPLMVQPNTEARPQRSRTRRGEEQAPLVESQLGITNDVIMEGIDGPAAFLSSEAPDSGMKIQIVSVSQPQLESKPPSRTQTRSQSTAAEEPERDGDTETLLEPKTDIHELLQKQGLSGSMNFDEASDQEDNVEEDRTRPLSPNADTNRPASAASSKDNPDVSTPGSPTADGALLDVANLEEFVLRPAPRGAAVKCRISRDKKGMDRGLYPTYFMHMEREDGKRAFLLAGRKRKKSKTSNYLISVDATDLSREGESFIGKLRSNLMGTKFTVYDNGGNPCKTPEALLEDSTRQELAAVCYETNVLGFKGPRKMTVIIPGMNMTFERVPVRPQNEQESLLSRCQNHSMDNLIELHNKAPVWNEDTQSYVLNFHGRVTQASVKNFQIVHDNDPDYIVMQFGRVAEDIFTLDYNYPMCALQAFAIGLSSFDSKLACE; encoded by the exons ATGGACGCTGTAAAGAATGGAGGATTTCAGCCTGTCTACAGCCGATGGTCATACAG acCCTCCAGCTCTGCCAGCTTCTCTACTAACTCGACAGTGAG TGGCTTTGAGGATGATGGTTCCAGTCTCATGCGGCAGAAACTGGAGAAGCAG AGGGCGCTGCTGGAGCAGAAGCAGCGGAGGAGGCGTCAGGAACCCCTGATGGTGCAGCCCAACACGGAGGCTCGGCCCCAGCGCTCCAGAACTCGCCGTGGCGAGGAGCAGGCCCCTCTGGTAGAGTCCCAGCTTGGTATCACCAACGACGTCATCATGGAGG GTATCGATGGCCCTGCAGCATTCTTGAGCTCGGAAGCCCCTGATTCAGGAATGAAAATACAAATCGTGTCAGTCAGCCAGCCCCAGTTGGAGTCCAAGCCCCCGTCTCGGACACAAACTCGGTCCCAGTCAACTGCTGCTGAGGAGCCTGAGAGGGACGGGGACACCGAGACGCTGCTCGAGCCGAAGACAGATATCCACGAGTTACTGCAGAAACAAG gtctgtccggcagcATGAACTTCGACGAAGCCAGCGACCAGGAGGACAACGTTGAGGAGGACAGAACACGTCCTCTGTCCCCGAACGCAGACACCAACAGACCCGCCTCTGCTGCTAGCAGCAAGGACAATCCC GATGTGTCGACTCCCGGATCGCCCACGGCAGACGGCGCACTCCTGGATGTGGCCAATCTAGAGGAGTTTGTCTTGCGTCCGGCTCCCCGTGGTGCCGCTGTTAAATGTCGAATCTCTCGGGACAAGAAGGGCATGGACCGCGGCCTCTACCCCACCTACTTCATGCACATGGAGAGAGAGGACGGCAAGAGA GCGTTCTTGCTGGCgggaaggaagagaaaaaagagcAAGACTTCTAACTACCTTATTTCAGTGGACGCCACTGACCTGTCACGAGAGGGAGAAAGCTTCATTGGCAAGCTGAG GTCCAACCTCATGGGCACCAAATTCACCGTGTATGACAATGGCGGCAATCCCTGTAAAACCCCCGAAGCACTGCTAGAAGACAGCACGCGACAGGAACTGGCTGCCGTCTGCTAT GAAACCAACGTGCTGGGATTCAAAGGGCCGCGCAAGATGACTGTAATCATACCGGGCATGAACATGACTTTTGAGAGAGTCCCTGTGAGGCCTCAGAAT GAGCAGGAGAGCCTCCTGAGCCGGTGCCAGAACCACTCGATGGACAACCTGATCGAGCTGCACAATAAGGCGCCTGTGTGGAACGAAGACACCCAGTCTTATGTGCTGAACTTCCACGGCCGCGTTACCCAAGCATCAGTCAAGAACTTTCAAATTGTGCACGACAATGACC CTGACTACATCGTCATGCAGTTCGGCAGAGTGGCTGAGGACATCTTCACTCTGGACTACAACTACCCCATGTGTGCCCTTCAAGCCTTTGCCATCGGCCTGTCTAGTTTCGACAGCAAGCTAGCCTGCGAATGA
- the LOC137914086 gene encoding E3 ubiquitin-protein ligase TRIM35-like: protein MAGRLSLPEVDLSCPICCEIFKDPVVLKCSHSFCGPCLVQYWAHSHSRDCPLCRQSFSDDPVPSLTLKNLCESWVEESEAAPAGNAGELYCDPGEMCSLHGEKLKLFCLVDDEPICVVCHASRKHKQHECCPSSEAVVNVKEKMKSALSSLQEKEAAFYKVKIDYEDAMEYLQIQARFVERRTHEEFEKLHSFLRAEEEAQMEALKTEEEQRRCAMAREIEDVSRDLTSVSESIRALEEGLDLKGISVLHKHKLSDTSCTIQDPVMAPGALIDVSKYVGSLAFRVWEKMRNIAPYTPVTLDPNTAAPWLVLSDDLTSVCDSDERQKLPDNPERYDRDAGVLGCEGFTSGKHTWDVWVGENTAWVVGVAKASVKRKEKVASVQKNGYLCVYFYHKMYFASTSPLIRLGMKKNPQKVRVQLDCDRGSVSFYDPHENTHIYTFKHPITERVFPYFWVGCQQCPLTIKPLELSVKAVE, encoded by the exons ATGGCTGGCAGGCTGTCCCTCCCAGAGGTGGACCTGTCCTGTCCCATATGCTGCGAGATATTCAAGGATCCGGTAGTCCTCAAGTGCAGCCACAGCTTCTGTGGACCCTGCCTGGTGCAGTACTGGGCCCACTCCCATTCCCGGGACTGTCCTCTGTGCAGGCAAAGTTTTTCGGATGACCCCGTGCCCAGCCTCACCCTCAAGAACCTGTGTGAGTCATGGGTGGAGGAAAGCGAGGCGGCGCCGGCGGGGAATGCTGGGGAGCTGTACTGCGATCCGGGGGAGATGTGCTCCCTCCACGGGGAGAAGCTCAAGCTTTTCTGCCTGGTGGACGATGAGCCAATCTGTGTGGTTTGCCACGCCTCCAGGAAGCACAAACAGCACGAGTGCTGTCCTTCCAGCGAGGCTGTCGTTAATGTGAAG GAGAAAATGAAGTCGGCTCTCAGCTCGTTGCAAGAAAAGGAGGCTGCTTTTTACAAAGTGAAGATAGACTACGAGGACGCAATGGAATATCTTCAG ATTCAGGCCCGATTTGTGGAGAGGCGAACCCACGAGGAGTTTGAGAAGCTTCATTCGTTCCTgcgagctgaggaggaggccCAAATGGAGGCGCTGAAGACGGAGGAGGAGCAAAGGCGTTGCGCGATGGCGCGGGAGATTGAAGACGTTAGCAGGGATCTAACATCTGTCTCTGAATCCATCAGGGCTTTGGAGGAAGGGCTTGATCTGAAAGGCATCTCCGTTCTTCAT AAGCATAAACTGAGTGACACTAGCTGCACAATCCAAGACCCTGTTATGGCTCCCGGAGCCCTCATCGACGTCTCCAAATATGTGGGCTCTCTGGCCTTCCGTGTGTGGGAGAAGATGCGCAACATCGCCCCATACA CCCCAGTCACCCTGGACCCCAACACCGCCGCCCCGTGGCTCGTCCTGTCAGACGACCTCACCAGCGTCTGCGACAGTGACGAGAGGCAGAAGCTGCCCGACAACCCCGAGAGGTACGACCGCGACGCTGGCGTGCTGGGCTGCGAGGGCTTCACTTCAGGCAAGCACACCTGGGACGTCTGGGTGGGCGAGAACACGGCGTGGGTTGTCGGCGTGGCCAAAGCATCCGtcaagagaaaagagaaagtggCTTCGGTGCAGAAGAATGGCTACCTGTGCGTGTACTTTTACCACAAAATGTACTTTGCCAGCACCTCTCCTCTAATCAGGCTCGGCATGAAGAAGAATCCACAGAAGGTCAGAGTTCAGCTGGATTGCGACAGAGGGAGTGTGTCTTTCTACGATCCGCACGAGAACACGCACATCTACACCTTCAAGCACCCCATCACCGAGAGAGTCTTCCCTTACTTCTGGGTGGGCTGTCAGCAGTGTCCCCTAACGATCAAACCGCTGGAGCTGTCTGTGAAAGCGGTTGAATAG